Proteins encoded in a region of the Sporocytophaga myxococcoides DSM 11118 genome:
- a CDS encoding carbohydrate porin: protein MKKCLIILSLAMASLKGNAQNSSPFTFRTEITGDLISNIQGGRKSGHSYVGKIDLSLGLSTEKAGWFKGGKLFLHAINAHGGNPSARYVGDIQPVSRIEATNRISLFEFWYRQDIGKFSVLFGQFDMNSTFAVNTTAGNFLNTSFGMYPSVALNVPLSIYPYATPSLYVKWKQSEKLAFQAAVFDGSPLKFQDNLNNLKWQIDSKKRLFSTFEIQMKEIKDSVVKGNYKIGGYYHNGDFRDLYDSSNSVNGSYGIYVTMDRLIIAENSKDNQGVTAFLQSGSSPGKINLVDFYLSTGLIYTGILPSRSNDILGLGFVYSSINNHLHQAYPISYTQSRSLIELNYKAKFGNNFIVQPDLQYIINPGANPAFKNSLVGILRVSLVY, encoded by the coding sequence ATGAAAAAATGTTTAATTATTTTAAGCCTTGCAATGGCAAGCTTGAAAGGTAATGCGCAAAATTCTTCTCCTTTTACTTTCAGGACTGAAATCACAGGTGATTTGATAAGCAATATACAAGGTGGAAGAAAAAGTGGCCACAGCTATGTGGGTAAAATAGATCTATCTTTGGGGTTGTCAACTGAAAAAGCCGGATGGTTTAAAGGAGGAAAATTGTTCCTGCATGCCATTAATGCTCACGGTGGAAATCCATCTGCACGTTATGTCGGAGATATACAGCCTGTATCAAGAATAGAAGCAACAAACCGGATAAGTCTGTTTGAATTTTGGTACAGACAGGATATAGGAAAATTTTCAGTGCTTTTTGGTCAATTCGACATGAATTCTACCTTCGCAGTAAATACTACTGCCGGCAATTTTCTAAACACCTCCTTCGGAATGTATCCTAGTGTAGCATTGAATGTGCCTTTATCTATCTATCCATATGCCACACCATCTTTATATGTTAAATGGAAGCAATCTGAAAAGCTCGCATTCCAGGCAGCGGTGTTCGATGGATCTCCGTTAAAGTTTCAGGACAATCTTAATAACCTTAAGTGGCAAATTGACTCTAAAAAGAGATTGTTCTCAACATTTGAAATTCAGATGAAAGAAATTAAGGATTCGGTAGTAAAAGGAAATTATAAAATTGGAGGATATTATCATAATGGAGATTTCCGAGACCTTTACGATTCCTCAAATTCTGTGAATGGAAGTTATGGGATCTACGTTACTATGGACAGACTAATCATTGCTGAAAATTCTAAAGATAACCAGGGAGTAACTGCATTTTTACAATCAGGCTCTAGTCCTGGGAAAATCAATTTAGTGGATTTTTACTTAAGCACAGGGTTGATTTATACAGGTATACTACCTTCCCGTTCTAATGATATACTTGGTTTGGGATTCGTATATTCATCAATAAATAATCATCTTCACCAAGCTTATCCTATCAGCTATACTCAAAGCAGAAGTTTAATTGAGTTGAATTATAAGGCAAAGTTTGGGAATAACTTTATAGTGCAACCAGACTTACAATATATAATTAATCCTGGTGCAAATCCTGCATTTAAAAATTCTCTTGTAGGTATTTTAAGGGTATCCCTTGTTTATTAA
- a CDS encoding response regulator: protein MKKTILIADDSESVREVVSFTLINAGYNVLVGVDGEDAMKFLDGKEIHLVITDLHMPKKDGIALIKEIRGKSEYQYVPILFLTTESQAAKKDEAKAAGATGWIVKPFVPEKLISTIEKVIR, encoded by the coding sequence ATGAAAAAGACGATTCTAATAGCTGATGATTCGGAAAGCGTAAGAGAAGTAGTTTCTTTTACTTTGATAAATGCGGGATATAATGTGCTTGTAGGAGTGGACGGAGAAGATGCGATGAAGTTTCTGGATGGGAAGGAGATTCATCTTGTCATCACAGATCTTCACATGCCGAAAAAGGACGGTATTGCTTTGATTAAAGAGATCCGCGGAAAATCCGAATACCAGTATGTGCCGATCTTATTCCTTACTACAGAGTCTCAGGCAGCGAAAAAGGATGAAGCTAAAGCAGCGGGAGCAACAGGTTGGATTGTAAAACCATTCGTTCCAGAAAAACTAATTTCCACCATTGAAAAAGTCATTAGATAA
- a CDS encoding chemotaxis protein CheA: protein MDRFKAVFFEEATTLINELERVSLLLHNNPSDSSIIEQIFRIMHTLKGNSTMFGFYRIGDFTHHFETLYDFIREDKMSVTDNVLNITFASVDHLRVLLTDVELENSVHKINHENLIRGLIEVLNGASVEGSIKTHSSDHKIEDKVSDTPTYWLKFVPEKDLVRKGTNVLFLLDDLSQLGVTYTVSNIERLPDFKKLDPADIYIHWEIYVSGNITENSIRDVFMFVEEDCELEIRKISETNLLDQDGFSTIARDISLSIDEKISKFSGLVNNSSSKNRMEEVRSKIEKANEKSIVTSKDNSISSIRVASEKLDELMSLVSELVTTQARLNLVSDQIASSELISISENIEKITRQLRDNTFSICLIPIENLLVRFQRLVRDLSTQLNKDVVFVSEGTDTELDKNIIENLADPLMHIFRNSLDHGIESGEERVKKGKPAQGKILLKAFYSGNNVIIQIRDDGKGIDPEVIRQKAISKGLITADQNLDRRQIFDLIFLPGFSTAEKVTEVSGRGVGMDVVKRQITEIRGEVEVESVINEGTTINIKLPLTLSIIDGMLVKINATHFVIPLGNVDKCFEAKHEEFVDKINDLIILDGEQVPFIYLRDEFDIKENCPQLHQVVVVKQDDRRVALSVDTIIGEYQAVLKPLGRLYKNVDVISGATILGNGEVALVVDPNRIIKEYIFNQINNEVLQ from the coding sequence ATGGACAGATTTAAAGCGGTGTTCTTTGAGGAAGCCACCACACTCATAAATGAACTGGAAAGAGTTTCCCTCTTATTGCACAATAATCCTTCGGATAGTTCGATCATAGAGCAGATCTTCCGTATCATGCACACATTGAAGGGTAATAGCACAATGTTCGGCTTTTACCGGATCGGAGATTTTACACATCACTTTGAGACGCTCTATGATTTTATTAGAGAAGATAAAATGTCTGTAACGGATAATGTTCTTAACATAACATTTGCTTCTGTCGATCATCTGAGGGTGCTGCTTACAGATGTAGAGCTGGAAAATTCAGTCCATAAAATCAATCATGAAAACCTGATCCGGGGGCTCATTGAGGTTCTGAACGGAGCTTCTGTCGAGGGGAGCATAAAAACACATTCTTCCGACCACAAAATAGAAGATAAAGTTTCGGATACTCCGACTTACTGGCTGAAATTTGTTCCTGAAAAGGATTTGGTGAGAAAAGGGACTAATGTATTATTCCTTCTCGATGATCTGTCTCAGCTTGGTGTAACTTATACTGTTTCAAATATCGAGCGACTACCTGATTTTAAAAAACTTGATCCTGCGGATATATATATACACTGGGAAATTTATGTATCAGGAAATATAACAGAAAACAGTATCCGGGATGTTTTCATGTTCGTGGAAGAAGACTGCGAGCTTGAAATAAGAAAGATTTCAGAAACAAACTTGCTGGATCAGGATGGCTTTTCTACTATTGCCCGCGATATTTCTTTAAGCATTGATGAAAAGATTTCAAAGTTTAGTGGATTGGTAAATAATTCTTCTTCTAAAAATAGAATGGAGGAAGTAAGAAGTAAGATAGAAAAAGCCAACGAGAAATCTATAGTTACCTCTAAAGACAATTCGATTTCAAGTATCAGAGTGGCTTCTGAAAAGCTGGATGAACTGATGAGTCTTGTAAGTGAGCTTGTAACTACTCAGGCAAGATTAAATCTTGTTTCAGATCAGATTGCATCCTCTGAACTAATAAGTATTTCAGAAAATATTGAAAAGATCACCCGTCAGCTAAGAGATAATACTTTTAGTATTTGTCTTATCCCTATAGAAAACTTATTGGTGCGATTTCAACGACTGGTGAGAGATCTTTCAACCCAATTGAATAAGGACGTTGTGTTTGTTTCTGAAGGTACAGATACAGAACTGGACAAGAATATTATTGAAAACCTGGCAGATCCTCTGATGCATATCTTCCGGAATTCACTGGATCATGGAATTGAATCGGGAGAAGAGCGAGTGAAGAAAGGAAAACCTGCCCAAGGAAAAATCTTATTAAAAGCATTTTATTCTGGGAATAATGTGATTATTCAGATCCGTGATGATGGAAAAGGAATTGATCCGGAAGTGATCAGACAAAAGGCCATCAGCAAAGGATTAATCACCGCAGATCAGAATTTGGATCGGCGTCAGATCTTCGATCTTATTTTTCTTCCGGGATTTTCTACAGCGGAGAAAGTTACCGAGGTTTCTGGTCGTGGAGTAGGAATGGATGTAGTGAAAAGACAGATTACTGAAATAAGGGGTGAAGTGGAAGTAGAGTCCGTGATCAACGAAGGAACTACCATTAATATTAAGCTTCCACTTACGCTTTCAATCATTGACGGAATGCTTGTTAAAATCAATGCTACGCATTTTGTAATACCATTAGGGAATGTGGATAAATGTTTTGAAGCAAAGCATGAAGAATTTGTAGATAAGATCAATGACCTTATAATTCTGGACGGAGAGCAGGTGCCTTTTATATATCTGAGAGATGAATTTGATATAAAGGAAAATTGTCCTCAACTGCATCAGGTGGTGGTGGTGAAGCAGGACGATAGAAGGGTAGCTTTATCAGTCGATACTATTATTGGAGAATATCAGGCAGTATTAAAACCACTTGGAAGGTTGTACAAAAATGTGGACGTTATTTCAGGAGCGACGATCTTAGGAAATGGAGAGGTTGCTCTTGTTGTTGATCCCAACAGAATCATTAAGGAATATATATTTAATCAAATAAATAACGAAGTTTTACAATGA
- a CDS encoding chemotaxis protein CheW, with protein sequence MSIENLNVSNSYLSFKLENETFAVTVERVHEILEIPTVTKVPKSPDFMTGVINLRGNVLPVIDTRIKFGLAKTDFTIDSCIIVLSIMMENEQITIGALVDSVQEVLELSSEKILPSPALGSKYKAEFIQGMIKNDEHFIMVLNIDEVFSINELHQMKENTSETII encoded by the coding sequence ATGAGCATAGAAAATCTGAATGTAAGTAATTCTTACTTATCATTTAAGTTGGAAAACGAAACTTTTGCTGTAACTGTCGAAAGGGTACATGAAATATTGGAAATACCCACGGTAACAAAAGTTCCTAAATCTCCAGACTTTATGACAGGAGTAATTAACCTTAGAGGTAATGTATTGCCTGTAATTGATACACGCATAAAATTTGGACTGGCTAAAACTGATTTTACAATCGATTCCTGCATCATAGTTCTTTCTATCATGATGGAGAATGAACAGATCACCATTGGAGCATTGGTGGATTCGGTTCAGGAAGTACTTGAGCTTTCATCAGAAAAAATACTGCCTTCTCCTGCATTAGGAAGTAAATATAAAGCTGAGTTTATTCAAGGTATGATAAAGAACGATGAACATTTCATCATGGTCCTTAATATTGATGAAGTTTTTTCTATCAATGAACTTCATCAGATGAAAGAAAACACATCTGAAACCATTATTTAA
- a CDS encoding CheR family methyltransferase, which produces MVSVVKMSNEEFRKMSSMIYSDYGIKMPPSKKTLLECRLQKRLNALNLYSFKEYCDFVFSPEGQRTELIQMIDVVTTNKTDFFRESIHFDFLSNHCFPAMTKGRDAGRPLRIWSAGCSSGEEPYTIAMVASEFAENQPFNFSIFGTDLSTEILKKAAMAIYSEERTSVIPMVLKRKYFLRGKDDKNKTYRIIPQLRQKLYLQRLNFMDHSYNVPFNFDIIFCRNVLIYFDKETQEKVINRLCDKLNKGGIFFLGHSESITDMNVPLQQIKPTIFRRI; this is translated from the coding sequence ATGGTTTCAGTAGTAAAAATGTCTAATGAAGAGTTCAGAAAAATGAGCTCTATGATTTATTCGGATTATGGAATTAAAATGCCACCGTCAAAAAAAACATTGCTTGAATGCCGGCTTCAAAAACGATTGAACGCCCTTAATTTATACTCATTTAAGGAATACTGTGATTTTGTTTTCAGTCCCGAAGGACAAAGGACGGAACTGATTCAAATGATCGATGTAGTGACTACCAATAAAACCGATTTTTTCAGAGAGTCAATTCATTTCGATTTTCTTAGCAATCATTGCTTTCCTGCGATGACTAAGGGCCGAGATGCCGGACGTCCATTACGGATTTGGAGTGCAGGTTGTTCTAGCGGAGAGGAACCCTATACCATCGCTATGGTTGCGAGTGAATTTGCAGAAAATCAACCTTTTAATTTTTCCATCTTTGGAACTGACCTTTCCACAGAGATACTTAAGAAGGCAGCTATGGCTATCTATTCGGAAGAGAGAACCAGTGTGATTCCTATGGTATTAAAAAGGAAATATTTTCTAAGAGGAAAAGACGATAAGAACAAAACATATAGAATAATTCCGCAATTGAGGCAGAAGCTTTACCTCCAAAGATTGAATTTCATGGATCATTCCTATAATGTTCCGTTTAATTTTGATATTATCTTTTGCAGGAATGTTTTGATTTATTTTGATAAAGAGACTCAGGAAAAAGTCATCAACCGTTTATGCGATAAGCTTAATAAAGGAGGTATTTTCTTTTTGGGACATTCTGAATCTATTACGGATATGAATGTACCTCTGCAACAGATTAAACCTACCATATTCAGAAGAATTTAA
- a CDS encoding chemotaxis protein CheD — MNKILTYYLYPSALFADNRPHEVITVLGTCVAVCLYDPVLKIGGINHYMLPLWNGEGLPSPKYGNIAIEKLQEKMIGLGSQKKDLQAKIFGGLGKSTTANVLNIGQRNCKLAKVMLKQMQIPIVASHLGGGLARKLKFYTHTGEVHMKFVKSDDIV; from the coding sequence ATGAATAAAATTTTAACATATTACCTTTATCCATCTGCGTTATTTGCAGATAATCGTCCTCATGAAGTAATTACTGTCTTAGGAACGTGCGTGGCAGTTTGTCTTTATGATCCGGTACTTAAAATAGGAGGTATCAATCATTATATGCTTCCATTATGGAACGGCGAAGGATTACCTTCCCCAAAATATGGAAATATTGCGATTGAAAAGTTGCAGGAAAAAATGATTGGTCTTGGCAGCCAAAAGAAAGATCTGCAAGCTAAAATTTTTGGTGGTTTAGGAAAGTCTACCACTGCCAATGTTCTCAATATCGGGCAGCGGAACTGTAAACTTGCTAAAGTAATGTTGAAACAGATGCAGATACCAATTGTAGCAAGTCATTTAGGAGGAGGTTTAGCCCGTAAGTTGAAATTCTATACTCATACGGGCGAAGTTCATATGAAATTTGTTAAGTCTGATGATATTGTCTGA
- a CDS encoding protein-glutamate methylesterase/protein-glutamine glutaminase has product MKNKIKVLIVDDSAVVRKMLTEILNSDSTIEVMATASDPYFAATKIQHEVPDVITLDVEMPKMDGLTFLRKIMSQHPIPVVIISSLTDKGTETAIKALEYGAVEVITKPKLESDESWEDSKMRIIDIIKAASLSKPGRKTQFEKVAPKLSADAMISSFSPTSMIKTTEKVVAVGASTGGTEAIRVLLEAMPLDAPGIVIVQHMPELFTKSFALRLNELCRITVKEAENGDSVLRGRALIAPGNKHMLLKRSGARYYVEVKDGPLVNRHKPAVDVLFRSTARYAGANSIGVLLTGMGDDGAKGLLEMKQSGAKTIAQDEKSSVVFGMPKEAIKLDAADKVLSLELIASQILKLTL; this is encoded by the coding sequence GTGAAAAATAAAATAAAAGTTTTGATTGTTGATGATTCTGCGGTGGTGAGGAAAATGTTAACAGAAATTCTGAATTCTGATTCTACCATCGAGGTGATGGCCACGGCTTCTGATCCTTATTTTGCGGCGACGAAAATACAGCATGAAGTCCCTGATGTGATTACGCTCGATGTTGAAATGCCCAAAATGGATGGGCTGACATTCTTGAGAAAAATTATGTCTCAGCATCCGATTCCTGTAGTGATTATTTCCAGTCTTACAGATAAAGGCACAGAGACAGCGATAAAGGCATTAGAATATGGAGCTGTAGAAGTAATTACAAAACCCAAATTGGAATCTGACGAGTCGTGGGAAGATTCGAAAATGAGGATCATCGATATTATTAAAGCGGCTTCACTATCAAAACCAGGACGTAAAACCCAGTTCGAGAAGGTGGCGCCAAAATTATCTGCGGATGCCATGATTAGTTCTTTCAGTCCTACCAGTATGATCAAGACAACGGAGAAGGTAGTTGCTGTCGGTGCTTCTACTGGTGGAACTGAAGCGATCCGTGTGCTGCTCGAAGCGATGCCCCTGGATGCTCCGGGTATTGTCATTGTGCAACATATGCCCGAATTGTTTACCAAATCATTTGCCTTGAGACTCAACGAGCTTTGCAGGATCACAGTGAAAGAAGCGGAGAATGGGGATAGTGTTTTAAGGGGAAGAGCATTAATTGCCCCAGGGAACAAACATATGCTGCTTAAAAGAAGTGGTGCAAGATATTATGTAGAAGTGAAAGATGGCCCATTGGTAAACAGACACAAACCTGCGGTAGATGTGCTGTTCAGATCTACTGCCCGTTACGCTGGCGCTAACAGTATCGGAGTATTACTTACAGGAATGGGTGATGACGGTGCAAAAGGGTTATTGGAAATGAAACAATCAGGGGCAAAAACCATTGCTCAGGATGAGAAAAGCAGTGTGGTGTTTGGAATGCCTAAAGAAGCTATAAAATTAGATGCCGCGGATAAAGTACTTTCACTTGAGCTTATTGCTTCTCAAATATTAAAGCTAACGTTATAG
- a CDS encoding T9SS type A sorting domain-containing protein: MYPNPAHNKISTFRNQNSSDATCMIMDINGRVLIEETVGAYSEKTIEFTEAGTYLV, encoded by the coding sequence ATATACCCTAATCCAGCTCATAACAAAATCAGCACTTTCAGGAACCAAAATAGCTCTGATGCAACTTGTATGATTATGGATATAAACGGACGTGTGCTAATAGAAGAAACAGTTGGTGCATATAGTGAAAAAACTATCGAATTCACTGAAGCAGGAACTTACCTAGTATAG
- a CDS encoding GNAT family N-acetyltransferase, whose translation MNLQILHANEGDLEAILRLQKECYQTEAELHNEYNIPPLNQTIIEIKTEMDKGTLFLKATLSGQIVGSVRACSNNGTVYIGRLIVDKEFQNQKIGQTLMKEIETQFSNCSRYELFTGFKSAKNLNLYQKLGYSEFKRQPINNNLILVYLEKIK comes from the coding sequence ATGAATCTACAAATTTTGCATGCGAATGAAGGTGATTTGGAAGCAATACTTAGGCTTCAAAAGGAATGTTATCAAACTGAAGCAGAACTTCATAATGAATATAATATTCCACCTCTGAACCAGACCATAATCGAAATTAAAACAGAAATGGACAAAGGAACACTGTTTTTAAAAGCCACCTTAAGTGGACAAATAGTTGGATCTGTTCGTGCATGCAGCAATAACGGCACCGTGTACATAGGACGACTAATTGTAGATAAAGAATTCCAAAACCAGAAAATCGGACAGACATTAATGAAAGAAATAGAAACTCAATTCAGTAACTGTAGTCGTTATGAATTATTCACAGGATTCAAGAGTGCAAAAAACTTAAATCTTTATCAGAAATTAGGATATAGTGAATTTAAAAGACAGCCAATAAATAATAATTTAATTTTGGTATATTTAGAAAAAATCAAATAA
- a CDS encoding tautomerase family protein, with protein MPVTEISIAKGKDKDFLLQLIECIHSVLVQTLQIPEEDKNLRLIEFDPALFYSKKPYEIFMQITLFKGRTTETKKLLYQNIVQELDKKLSIDKNTVFIILNEQPLENWGLRGGQIASDIIIGFNINI; from the coding sequence ATGCCAGTAACAGAAATCAGCATTGCCAAAGGTAAAGACAAAGATTTTTTACTTCAATTAATTGAATGTATCCATTCAGTTCTGGTTCAGACATTGCAAATACCTGAAGAAGATAAAAACTTAAGATTAATTGAATTTGATCCGGCTTTATTTTATTCTAAAAAGCCATATGAAATATTTATGCAGATAACACTTTTCAAAGGAAGAACAACAGAAACCAAGAAGTTACTTTATCAAAACATAGTTCAAGAACTTGACAAAAAACTCTCAATTGACAAAAACACTGTATTTATAATACTTAATGAGCAGCCACTGGAGAATTGGGGGCTTCGAGGTGGACAAATTGCATCTGATATTATCATTGGATTTAATATCAACATATAA
- a CDS encoding helix-turn-helix domain-containing protein, protein MKFDKHLPSEKLKPYIKHFVVSESLVENEYKVFPSSGLVIGFQYKGLLSTIHNNTESKLASAGITGISDSYKMFRNSADIGTILVYFTEIGFTHFSSNPANELFNLSISLEDIFNKNEVKKVEEKLAFATTDQQRINLVELFFLSQLKDIQTDKLIIEAIKLIHKSKGTIRIKELNEKLNISQSPFEKRFRKIIGTTPKKFASIIRFNSVLNHLNSNKPLTEICYENNFFDQAHFIKDFKEFTGDTPETFRRLL, encoded by the coding sequence ATGAAGTTCGACAAGCACCTTCCTTCTGAAAAACTAAAACCCTACATCAAACATTTTGTAGTGTCAGAGAGCCTTGTCGAAAATGAATATAAGGTTTTTCCTTCTTCAGGACTTGTCATCGGATTTCAATACAAAGGACTACTTTCAACCATTCATAACAATACTGAAAGCAAACTGGCATCTGCAGGAATAACAGGTATTTCCGACAGTTATAAAATGTTCAGAAATTCAGCCGATATTGGAACCATATTAGTTTACTTTACTGAAATAGGATTCACTCATTTCTCTTCTAATCCTGCAAATGAGTTATTCAATTTAAGCATTTCTCTTGAAGACATATTTAATAAAAATGAAGTAAAAAAAGTAGAAGAAAAACTAGCCTTTGCCACAACAGATCAGCAACGAATAAACCTTGTTGAATTATTTTTTCTATCTCAGCTAAAAGACATTCAGACAGACAAACTGATCATTGAAGCTATAAAGCTTATACATAAAAGTAAAGGCACTATCCGCATAAAAGAACTCAACGAAAAACTCAACATCAGTCAAAGTCCATTTGAGAAACGCTTTAGAAAAATTATAGGCACTACACCCAAAAAATTTGCTTCTATTATTCGCTTTAACTCAGTTCTTAATCACCTCAACAGCAATAAACCACTAACCGAAATTTGTTACGAAAATAACTTCTTTGATCAGGCTCATTTCATAAAAGACTTCAAAGAATTCACTGGCGATACACCTGAGACCTTTAGGCGGTTACTTTAA
- a CDS encoding DUF1398 domain-containing protein, producing MFTVEEIKAAHSKVKSGADFPSFIREIKNLGVTFYETYVRDGHTDYFGSKDYKTSSGARYEALIIKEDCEAEEFKAALKAHQNGKTDYPTFISMSAKLGIEKWAVCMDKMTCTYFDKKGKEVLIEEIPH from the coding sequence ATGTTTACAGTTGAAGAAATCAAAGCAGCTCATAGCAAAGTAAAATCAGGAGCAGACTTTCCTTCCTTTATCAGAGAAATTAAAAATCTAGGTGTTACTTTTTATGAAACCTATGTAAGAGACGGTCATACTGATTATTTTGGCTCCAAGGACTATAAAACCTCCTCTGGTGCGAGATATGAAGCTTTAATCATTAAAGAAGATTGTGAGGCTGAAGAGTTTAAAGCAGCCCTTAAAGCTCATCAAAATGGAAAAACAGACTATCCTACGTTTATCTCCATGAGTGCGAAACTGGGCATTGAAAAATGGGCAGTTTGTATGGATAAAATGACATGCACATATTTCGACAAAAAAGGCAAAGAAGTGTTAATTGAAGAAATTCCTCATTAG
- a CDS encoding NYN domain-containing protein — translation MTDDKLAVLIDADNVPYANVKKMLEEISKYGTPTIKRIYADWTKPTVSGWKNILLENAITPVQQYSYTTGKNSSDSALIIDAMDILYSGKVNGFCIVSSDSDFTRLATRLREAGMTVIGFGEKKTPQPFISACDKFIYLEILKSSKQDTFNITQKASKPKSKGEPLSKVDAETIKMIIESVNDLADESGWTFLANLGNFIIKKKPDFDPRNYGFPKLLPLIKNINKFHIDERDTGVNNIRHIYLKLKEG, via the coding sequence ATGACAGACGATAAACTTGCAGTATTAATCGATGCAGACAACGTACCGTATGCAAACGTAAAGAAAATGTTGGAAGAGATTTCCAAGTATGGGACACCAACTATTAAGAGAATTTATGCAGACTGGACAAAACCAACAGTATCCGGATGGAAAAATATTCTTTTAGAAAATGCCATAACGCCTGTTCAACAATACAGCTATACAACAGGGAAAAACTCAAGTGACAGCGCTTTAATAATTGATGCGATGGATATTTTATATTCAGGAAAAGTCAACGGTTTTTGCATTGTTTCAAGTGATAGTGATTTTACAAGATTAGCAACAAGGCTAAGAGAAGCAGGAATGACTGTTATTGGATTTGGAGAGAAGAAAACACCCCAACCTTTCATATCTGCTTGCGATAAGTTTATATATTTAGAAATTTTAAAAAGTTCGAAACAAGATACTTTTAATATTACCCAAAAGGCTTCAAAACCCAAGTCAAAAGGAGAACCTCTAAGTAAAGTTGATGCTGAAACTATAAAAATGATTATAGAAAGTGTTAATGATCTGGCAGATGAAAGTGGCTGGACTTTTCTTGCCAACTTAGGTAATTTTATCATTAAAAAGAAACCCGATTTCGACCCAAGGAATTATGGCTTTCCGAAGTTACTACCATTAATTAAAAATATAAACAAATTTCATATTGACGAAAGAGATACCGGAGTTAACAACATCAGACATATCTATCTTAAGCTCAAAGAAGGTTAA